GATCTCTTCATGAATCACATGATAATGATCACGTAACGAAGGAGCGGATCTTAACGTTTCATGCAACCGAGCTTGGTTGACTTCAATCGGATCAACCGTGTTTGCTTTTTGACCAAACATTATGCACCTCGCTTCCAAAAACGGCGGCTGCTTTGCTGCGATTCACCTGTGATTAATTCAACTAAAGAGTTGAACGCCACTTTCACTTTCCTGTTACCTTTGTGGGCAGGTTGACCAAGTGATGACTTGCTCAAAAAGTGGTTCGGGGAGAATGGAATGACTACGTCTACCGGGACACCTAACGACTTTTTCACATCGTTAACTGAAATCATTGAGCCTGAATCGGACTTGGTATGATTAAGTACAACGAGCGTTTGGGAGTCGACTTGATTCTGAAGTCGTTTGATTATTTGACCGGCATTGCGGATAGAGCCCAGTGTTGGCTCTACGACAATCACTCGGATATCGGCACTTTTCAGTACGTCAAAGCCAACTTGATCACGCAAAGAGTAAGTCGGGATATCCACTAATAGGTAGTCTGAGTTTTGTAGGCAAAACTTGGTAAATTGGTCTAAAGCGCTCTTTTGTGGCCAAAATGGTGTGGCATCTAAAGGTAGATAGCCAGTAAAGAGGGTGTGCTTTGCAGATACACTGATCCCACTACGCTCGAAAACTAACGGGTCGAGTCTCTCTGGGTATTGTAAAAGCTCGATCAATGCTGAGTTTCCCTCAACATTGAGTAGTAGATCCAAGTCGCCCATTGAAAAATCTAGGTCTAGACAAGCCACTTTCTTGTCGAGCTCCGAAAGTTGCTGTGCAAGGGTTGCAGTAATGGTGCTGCTGCCTGAACCACCTTTTGCACTGACAACCGAGATGACTTTTTCATGTCGTTTTTCGCTGTTGTTCTGTAAAGCCGCGAAAGAAACGTGT
The window above is part of the Vibrio chagasii genome. Proteins encoded here:
- a CDS encoding P-loop NTPase, whose protein sequence is MNQVHQLTVLIAASEQLDALALTHTLNDFGIHNITVSSNQEDDVVRHVLKHGIKTIFLDVLNCELAESKQAVQRLIKRTGCQIIAIGHSGEIFIYRGMLASGASDYLVPPVTPQDLEHVSFAALQNNSEKRHEKVISVVSAKGGSGSSTITATLAQQLSELDKKVACLDLDFSMGDLDLLLNVEGNSALIELLQYPERLDPLVFERSGISVSAKHTLFTGYLPLDATPFWPQKSALDQFTKFCLQNSDYLLVDIPTYSLRDQVGFDVLKSADIRVIVVEPTLGSIRNAGQIIKRLQNQVDSQTLVVLNHTKSDSGSMISVNDVKKSLGVPVDVVIPFSPNHFLSKSSLGQPAHKGNRKVKVAFNSLVELITGESQQSSRRFWKRGA